The window TCGAGGGGCTCCGCCGCGCGCCCTTCGCCGAAACGCAGGCGGAAATGCACGCGGCCGTGTTCGAGCGCGGTGCGTTTCAAATTCAGCCGCACGCCGTTCGCGAAACGCACCTGCCAGACGTCGAGGTCCGCGACGTGCTCGCGTTGGGCAACCGTTCCGGGTGGGCCGAAGTCTTCGTAAGCGAACTTCGCCTCCGCCAAGGCAGCCGCGGCGGTCACAGGCACGGCGCGGCTTTGCTGGTAGGCGGCGAGAATCTTCTCCGGCGTGACCTTGAGCCACTGCGGTGAAGCCGTGACGAAGATCCGGCGCACGCCGCGCTCCCACTCGGTGCGCCATGCGGCCTGGCAATCCTGCGCAGTGATCTCCTCGATCCGGGCGAGGCGCGCGGCCAGACGTTCATCCGGCAGCACGAAGACCGTTTCCTCCTCGACCGCAGTCGCGATCGCTTGCGCGAGCGCCGGGGTCGGAGCTGAGGTGGCACGCGTGGCCTCCTCGCGGATGACGGTGCGCAGATTGTCCTTCGCCGCCGCCAGCTCGGTCGGATCGAAACCCGCCTCGGCCGCCGAGCGCTGTTCGTTTTCGGCAATGCCCACCAGTGCGGACCATTCCTTGGCGTTGCCCGCCACCGAAAACGTCTCGACGGCAAACCTCCCGCCGACCGTCGCGTGGTTCAGTCGGTAACCGCCAATGACCTGTCCTCGCGTCTCGGTCAGCCGCTGTAGCCGCCGGCGAATCATCGCGCGCGCCAGTTCCAAGCGCAGGTTCCGCGTGCGTCGCTCCTCGTCGTCCGGCCCGTCATCCCGCAGCCGCGCGGCCATCAGGTCCACCTGCACGCCATCGCGCATCTCGGGATGCAGCGCCGCGCGCACGTCCTTGCTCGCGGGCAGATCGCCGGGCGAGACGTGCGGCCGTTCCGCGCTGCGCGCGACGAGCGTCCCGAATTGCGCGCGCAACGCAGCCTCGATGTCACCGACCGCACCATCGCCGGCGACGATCACCACCATGCGTTCCGGACGATAGCCGGCGTCGTAGAATCCGCGCAACGCCGCCGGCGTCGCCTTCTTGATCGCCGACTCTGTGCCGCTCGGCAGGCGATCCGACATGAGCGTGCCCGGAAACTGAAACTGTCGCAGCGCGACCATGCGCTCCAAATCCAACGAACGCCGCGCCTGCATCTCGCTCAAAAGCACGCCGCGCTCGCGCTCGACCTCGGCCTTTTCAAAGAGGATCCCGTCGGCAAACTCCCGGAGCACGCGCAGACCGTCGGCAATCGTGGCCGGCGTGGCGTCGGGCAGGTCGACCTTGTAGAGGGTGTGCGTTTCGAAGGTCCTGGCGTTCACGTGCGGCCCGAAAGCGACGCCCTCGCGCTGGAGGAACTTTACGAGTTCCCCCGCCGCAAAATGGCGCGTGCCGTTGAACGCCATGTGCTCGACGAAGTGCGCGTAACCGCGCTCGTCGTCGCGCTCGTGCAGCGAGCCGGTGAGCACGAGCAAACGCAGGCTCACGAGCTTCTCCGGCGTGCGATTCGGGGCGATGGCGTAGCGGACACCGTTCTCCAGCTTGCCCCACGTCACACGCGGACTCGGGGCGATGTCGCTGTGCTCGTGCGGCCAAGCGGGCGCCGTCTGCGCCGCCGCCGGCAAAGCCCACAGGATGGACAACGCGACCCACCGGAAAACACGGAGCCTGTTCATCGAAAATCCTCCTCAACCATTCCGGCTTTCGAAAGTGCCGTCGGCACGTTTCACCACGAGCTTTTTCAACTCGAGCATCATCAGCGCCGCGGAGACGAGCGGTGCGGACAGTCCAGTCTGCGCCGTGAGCGCATCGATGCCGAGCAGCGCGCCGCCGCGGAAGCACTCGGCGATTTTGCGTTCGTCCTCGCTCAACGCCGCCGCGGTGAGCTGCTCGAGCACGCTGGGCTGATCGGGCGCAGCGGGAATCTTGCCCGGCGCGAAGCCCTGCAGGTAGTTCAACTCGCTGAGGAGGTCGTCGACACTCGTGAGCAACGTCGCGCCGTCGCGGATCAGTTGATGGCAGCCGGCGCTGCTCGGCTGGTCGATGCGGCCGGGCACGGCGAACAACAGCCGGCCTTGCTCACCGGCGAAGCGCGCGGTGATCATCG is drawn from Opitutia bacterium and contains these coding sequences:
- a CDS encoding insulinase family protein — translated: MNRLRVFRWVALSILWALPAAAQTAPAWPHEHSDIAPSPRVTWGKLENGVRYAIAPNRTPEKLVSLRLLVLTGSLHERDDERGYAHFVEHMAFNGTRHFAAGELVKFLQREGVAFGPHVNARTFETHTLYKVDLPDATPATIADGLRVLREFADGILFEKAEVERERGVLLSEMQARRSLDLERMVALRQFQFPGTLMSDRLPSGTESAIKKATPAALRGFYDAGYRPERMVVIVAGDGAVGDIEAALRAQFGTLVARSAERPHVSPGDLPASKDVRAALHPEMRDGVQVDLMAARLRDDGPDDEERRTRNLRLELARAMIRRRLQRLTETRGQVIGGYRLNHATVGGRFAVETFSVAGNAKEWSALVGIAENEQRSAAEAGFDPTELAAAKDNLRTVIREEATRATSAPTPALAQAIATAVEEETVFVLPDERLAARLARIEEITAQDCQAAWRTEWERGVRRIFVTASPQWLKVTPEKILAAYQQSRAVPVTAAAALAEAKFAYEDFGPPGTVAQREHVADLDVWQVRFANGVRLNLKRTALEHGRVHFRLRFGEGRAAEPLEHPGLGLWAGGLVGGGLAKHSNEEMRQAMRGHAVTLNMHAADDACEITGATTGDDLRRFLQVATAYLVDPAWRVEEESRVRRLIGDIYARSRSQPDGVIQTSVFSFLAGGDTRIGLPARQMAEKHSFATLAAWLKPMLESSPIEATLVGDFDVDATIAEVAKTFGALPVRGEVAPASAAARKLKFPAPPETRRFSYPAVAGRPTTILLDWPVRDALTITEQRHLRLLAGILGDRLRVQIREEKGATYVLDASLAYSETFPGLASLRCRLDVATKSAKKIAEQVSDIGSELAKKGVTAEELGRAQAQAVAGARQQLSRNEYWLDCLDDSQTHPGRLDEVRSLERDYAAATPADLGALAKRYLGPKNLFRFFIEPKTAK